A section of the Tachysurus fulvidraco isolate hzauxx_2018 chromosome 7, HZAU_PFXX_2.0, whole genome shotgun sequence genome encodes:
- the LOC113661721 gene encoding fucolectin-like: MENSQKPMLFILGIYIFSMQWLLSHQQVDMALKGIATQSSSYSGIYYASLAIDGNRASNMNSYSCTTTNAQIGPWWRVDLLAVYDISNVIITNRADCCAERINGAEIHIGNSLINNGNNNPRCVVIPSIPAGASANYTCNMQGRYVNIIIPSITQFLTLCEVEVYGVSVPVFKRAFLRIKFNSIEDLSNPTMMDKIIQKIKSANIQSLVFQIRWTKEPELKPNT; encoded by the exons ATGGAGAATTCACAGAAGccaatgctttttattttag GGATATACATTTTCTCAATGCAGTGGTTACTGTCCCATCAACAAG TTGATATGGCCTTAAAAGGAATAGCAACACAATCATCTTCATACAGTGGCATTTACTATGCTTCTTTAGCTATTGATGGCAACAGAGCATCTAACATGAATTCCTACTCATGTACTACTACAAATGCTCAGATTGGCCCATGGTGGAGGGTGGATTTGTTGGCGGTGTATGACATTAGTAATGTAATTATCACTAACAGAGCTGACTGTTGTGCAGAACGTATAAATGGTGCTGAGATCCACATTGGCAACTCCTTAATCAACAACGGCAACAATAACCCCa GATGTGTTGTTATCCCTAGCATCCCTGCTGGTGCCTCTGCAAATTACACCTGCAATATGCAGGGTCGTTACGTAAATATCATTATTCCCAGTATTACCCAGTTCCTCACACTGTGTGAAGTTGAAGTCTATGGAGTTTCAG tcccTGTTTTTAAAAGGGCATTTCTGAGAATAAAGTTTAACAGCATTGAGGATCTCAGCAACCCTACCATGATGGACAAAATTATtcaaaag atcaAATCTGCCAACATCCAGTCATTAGTATTTCAAATCCGTTGGACAAAGGAACCAGAACTGAAACCTAACACTTGA